From Haemorhous mexicanus isolate bHaeMex1 chromosome 1, bHaeMex1.pri, whole genome shotgun sequence, one genomic window encodes:
- the GABBR2 gene encoding gamma-aminobutyric acid type B receptor subunit 2, whose amino-acid sequence MSVYNVGIMCIIGAAVSFLTRDQPNVQFCIVALVIIFCSTITLCLVFVPKLITLRTNPDAATQNRRFQFTQNQKKEDSKTSTSVTSVNQASTSRLEGLQSENHRLRMKITELDKDLEEVTMQLQDTPEKTTYIKQNHYQDLNDILSIRNFTDGKDGEKAILKNHLDQNPPAQWGSSDPSRTSKDAIEDINSPEHIQRRLSLQLPILHHAYLPSIGGVDASCASPCVSPSASPRHRHVPPSFRVMVSGL is encoded by the exons ATGAGTGTGTACAACGTGGGGATAATGTGCATTATCGGTGCTGCTGTTTCATTCCTTACTCGGGACCAACCCAATGTGCAGTTCTGCATCGTTGCTTTAGTCATTATATTCTGCAGCACCATCACTCTCTGCCTTGTGTTCGTACCTAAG CTCATCACACTGCGAACAAATCCAGATGCAGCCACACAGAACAGACGGTTTCAGTTCACtcaaaatcaaaagaaagaagATTCAAAAACATCGACATCAGTCACCAGCGTCAATCAGGCCAGCACATCTCGACTAGAAGGATTGCAGTCAGAGAACCACCGCTTGAGAATGAAAATCACAGAG CTGGACAAAGACTTGGAAGAGGTCACAATGCAACTTCAGGACACTCCTGAGAAAACAACATACATTAAGCAGAACCACTATCAGGACCTTAATGACATTCTTAGTATACGGAACTTCACAGACGGCAAAG ATGGTGAGAAAGCCATTTTGAAAAATCATCTTGATCAAAATCCACCAGCACAGTGGGGTTCATCAGACCCTTCCAGAACAAGCAAAGATGCCATAGAAGACATCAACTCTCCAGAACA CATACAGCGCCGGCTGTCCTTGCAGCTGCCCATCCTTCATCACGCCTACCTGCCGTCCATAGGAGGAGTggatgccagctgtgccagcccgtGCGTAAGCCCCAGTGCCAGTCCTCGGCACAGACACGTGCCACCCTCCTTCCGAGTGATGGTTTCAGGGCTGTAG